Proteins found in one Cinclus cinclus chromosome 8, bCinCin1.1, whole genome shotgun sequence genomic segment:
- the DYNLT5 gene encoding dynein light chain Tctex-type 5 encodes MEGGETPGEPGTGPGGRFPVAAVDEILREEVESAMRERRYEPGPCRQAARDIAEAVKARVKALAVPRYKVVVVAHVGQLGEQSLQVGSRCLWDPESDTFSSYVFTNTSLFAVANVYGVYFE; translated from the exons ATGGAGGGCGGCGAAACCCCCGGCGAGCCGGGCACGG GGCCTGGCGGGCGCTTCCCGGTGGCGGCGGTGGATGAGATCCTGAGGGAGGAGGTGGAGAGCGCCATGAGGGAGCGGCGCTACGAGCCGGGGCCGTGCCGGCAGGCGGCCAGGGACATCGCTGAG gCTGTTAAGGCACGGGTCAAAgcgctggcagtgcccaggtaCAAGGTCGTGGTGGTGGCACACGTTGGGCAGCTGggtgagcagagcctgcaggtgGGCAGCAGGTGCCTCTGGGATCCTGAGAGTGACACATTCTCCTCCTACGTGTTCACAAACACCTCGCTGTTTGCTGTGGCAAATGTCTACGGTGTGTATTTTGAATAG
- the INSL5 gene encoding insulin-like peptide INSL5, whose translation MGRFQQNSPLDPFSPARTQLGAHAGSMRGTVLALGCLLLLLLAREGKGEGNKVRLCGRDFIRAVVFTCGGSRWKRHLGEHQDLRESENPQHFLHQGDPDFSSHPELRLGIHSKEPQDVRPEQDLQNTSKFPVLNKREAADLLATSCCNVGCSRREISSLC comes from the exons ATGGGAAGGTTCCAGCAGAATTCCCCACTCGATCCCTTCAGCCCTGCCCGCACCCAGCTGGGAGCCCACGCTGGCAGCATGAGGGGCACGGTGCTGGCACTGGGCTGcctgcttctcctgctcctggcacgggaagggaaaggggaaggcaACAAGGTGAGGCTTTGTGGGAGAGATTTCATCAGAGCCGTGGTGTTCACCTGCGGCGGCTCACGCTGGAAAAGGCACCTCGGTGAGCACCAGGACCTGCGGG AGAGTGAAAACCCCCAGCATTTCCTGCACCAGGGTGACCCTGACTTCTCATCACACCCAGAGCTGAGGCTGGGGATCCACAGCAAAGAGCCCCAGGACGTCAGACCTGAGCAAGACTTGCAAAACACCAGCAAATTTCCTGTGCTAAACAAACGTGAGGCAGCTGATCTGCTCGCCACATCCTGCTGCAAtgtgggctgcagcaggagagagatCAGCTCCCTCTGCTGA